A genome region from Synchiropus splendidus isolate RoL2022-P1 chromosome 5, RoL_Sspl_1.0, whole genome shotgun sequence includes the following:
- the secisbp2l gene encoding selenocysteine insertion sequence-binding protein 2-like produces the protein MDASDIKDVKLSPEVEPFIPQKKGLEGSLFTMSLSGEANGVGGGGGGLGGGSGGVETTPIPSYLITCYPFVQENQPNRHHPMYNGGELRWQQPNPNPSGPYLAYPFLSSPQPPVSNEYAYYQIMPAPCAPVMGFYQPFPGTYAGPMQAGVVNQVSTDVGERPLPLGPVYGVASQRGRGIARPNILPKQQQGACQAPRGRRPPTRNVAVQKEVCTIGLDGRTKTVMLVDAAQQTDLPGEISGRCAAERVSPQLWKSRTKRRRPSHPADGYLEQGASEVDIDSDSGYCSPKHNQGAGVALRAAETSVAATGIEASVMTAGNWVNMAAQPAQKTWSERNGTFHRSDLRKGVEQKPVSQDFQNGYQGRAANMQSDKKQQAAIVPGSELAPEPLYFEDEEEFPDLASGGTAQRCTKADTSPTHGQSNFSKNLLDNLPENSPINIVQTPIPINTSVPKRAKSQRKKALAAAVATAQEYSEISMEQQKLKEALTKAAGRKSKTPVELDLGDMLAALEKHQQAMKARQLTNTKPLSFTVGTTTSFHSSGSTSLASMLKGHQQPCSSLGVLEYTPRIKKGKEREIPKVKRPTALKKIILKEREGKKGKTSTEQEPSGKDEQGDESLNFSEDLAREPASQEESGLSVPSDTSLSPASQNSPYSITPVSQGSPSSSGIGSPMATNAITKIHSRRFREYCNQVLSKDIDESVTLLLQELVRFQEQVYQKDPNKAKSKRRLVMGLREVTKHMKLNKIKCVIISPNCEKIQAKGGLDEALYNVIAMAREQEIPFVFALGRKALGRCVNKLVPVSVVGIFNYSGAEGLFNRLVSLTEEARKAYKDMVSALEQEQAEEALKNDKKVPHHMGHSRNHSAASAISFCSVFSEPISEVNEKEYETNWRSMVESSDAPEPEEVEKTRPPPTAAAQKDVDTPAAPVSTAALPPRTGSVPPSEKDEVRVDDRLELASQQSTETGSLDGSCRGPLNCSITSTTSTLVPGMLEEAEEEEEEEEDYTPEPISVEVPTLISRIESWVTNTLENLQLGKSQDSTDEDEEDEDDEEEQAQSDEEEAPSSSDMTETDEENKAPEELRKATG, from the exons GATGTGAAGCTGTCACCGGAAGTAGAACCATTCATCCCGCAGAAGAAAGGTCTCGAAGGATCCCTCTTTACGATGAGTCTTTCTGGAGAGGCTAATGGTGtcggaggaggtggtggaggtctTGGTGGGGGCAGCGGAGGGGTGGAAACCACTCCCATACCGAGCTACCTCATCACCTGCTACCCCTTTGTCCAGGAGAACCAACCTAACAG ACATCATCCCATGTATAATGGAGGGGAGCTGCGCTGGCAGCAGCCTAACCCCAACCCAAGTGGGCCGTACCTGGCATACCCCTTCCTGTCCTCTCCACAGCCCCCTGTGTCGAATGAATATGCCTATTACCAAATTATGCCTGCTCCGTGCGCACCAGTCATGGGCTTTTACCAGCCCTTCCCCGGAACCTATGCGGGACCCATGCAAGCTGGAGTCGTGAACCAAGTTTCAACTGATGTTGGTGAAAGGCCTTTGCCACTGGGGCCAGTGTATGGGGTGGCAAGCCAGCGTGGGAGAGGCATAGCCCGGCCTAATATTCTCCCTAAG CAACAGCAAGGTGCTTGCCAGGCTCCGAGAGGTCGCCGGCCCCCCACCAGGAATGTAGCTGTGCAGAAGGAGGTGTGCACCATTGGACTGGATGGGAGAACTAAAACTGTCATGCTTGTGGatgcagctcagcagactg ATTTACCCGGTGAGATATCGGGGCGCTGTGCTGCTGAGCGAGTAAGTCCACAGCTGTGGAAAAGCCGAACAAAGAGAAGGCGGCCTTCTCATCCAGCTGATGGCTACTTGGAGCAGGGGGCTAGCGAAGTTGATATTGATAGTGACAGTGGCTACTGTAGCCCCAAACACAACCAAGGAGCAGGAGTAGCACTGCGTGCAGCAGAGACCTCTGTAGCAGCGACG GGAATTGAAGCCAGTGTAATGACAg CTGGTAACTGGGTAAACATGGCTGCTCAGCCCGCACAGAAAACCTGGAGCGAAAGAAACGGCACTTTCCACAGATCAGACCTGAGAAAAGGAGTTGAGCAGAAACCCGTCTCACAG GATTTTCAAAATGGCTATCAAGGTCGTGCCGCAAATATGCAGTCGGACAAAAAACAGCAGGCAGCGATTGTCCCTGGCAGTGAGCTCGCTCCAGAGCCCCTGTACTTTGAG gatgaagaggagtttCCCGATTTAGCTTCAGGTGGGACAGCCCAGCGCTGCACCAAAGCTGACACTTCCCCAACACACGGACAGTCTAACTTCTCCAAAAACCTG CTTGATAATCTACCAGAAAACTCGCCCATCAACATTGTGCAGACACCGATTCCTATCAACACATCAGTCCCCAAGAGAGCCAAGAGTCAGAGGAAGAAAGCACTGGCTGCTGCCGTGGCCACTGCACAGGAGTATTCTGAAATCAGCATGGAACAGCAGAAATTAAAG GAAGCACTGACCAAAGCAGCAGGTAGAAAGAGCAAAACTCCAGTAGAATTGGACCTTGGAGACATGCTggcagctttggaaaaacaccaacaaGCTATGAAGGCCCGGCAGTTGACCAACACCAAGCCACTCTCCTTTACTG TGGGAACAACTACATCCTTTCATAGCTCGGGGTCAACAAGTTTGGCGTCCATGTTGAAGGGTCACCAGCAGCCATGTAGCTCACTGGGAGTTCTGGAATACACTCCCCGTATCAAGAaggggaaggagagagagatcCCTAAAGTGAAACGACCAACAGCCCTGAAGAAG ATCATTCTGAAAGAGCGAGAGGGCAAAAAGGGAAAAACAAGCACAGAGCAAGAACCTTCCGGCAAAGATGAGCAGGGGGATGAGTCTCTGAATTTCAGTGAAGATCTTGCACGAGAGCCTGCGTCACAAGAGG AAAGCGGTCTGAGCGTGCCCAGTGacacctccctctctcctgccaGTCAGAACTCTCCGTACAGCATCACCCCTGTATCTCAGGGTTCTCCTTCCAGCTCAGGCATTGGGAGTCCAATGGCCACAAACGCCATCACAAAAATACACAGTCGGCGTTTCAGAGA GTACTGTAATCAGGTGCTGAGCAAGGACATCGACGAAAGTGTGACCCTGCTGTTACAGGAGCTGGTCCGTTTCCAGGAACAGGTCTATCAGAAAGACCCCAACAAGGCCAAGTCCAAGCGCCGGCTGGTTATGGGCCTGAGAGAGGTCACCAAACACATGAAGCTGAATAAGATTAAGTGTGTTATTATATCTCCCAACTGCGAGAAGATCCAGGCCAAAG GAGGCCTGGACGAAGCACTTTACAACGTCATTGCCATGGCGAGGGAGCAGGAGATTCCCTTTGTCTTTGCCTTGGGCCGGAAGGCTTTGGGTCGCTGCGTCAACAAACTAGTCCCCGTCAGCGTGGTCGGAATCTTTAATTATTCAGGAGCTGAG GGTCTGTTCAACCGACTTGTGTCTCTGACGGAGGAGGCTCGGAAAGCCTACAAGGACATGGTGTCGGctctggagcaggagcaggcGGAGGAGGCTCTGAAGAATGACAAGAAGGTCCCTCACCACATGGGACATTCCCGAAACCACTCCGCTGCTTCCGCCATCTCCTTCTGCTCCGTCTTCTCTGAACCCATATCAGAGGTCAATGAGAAGGAGTATG AAACCAACTGGAGGAGTATGGTGGAGAGCTCCGATGCCCCAGAGcctgaggaggtggagaagaccCGTCCGCCTCCAACTGCAGCCGCACAGAAAGATGTAGATACACCTGCTGCCCCAGTGAGCACCGCTGCACTTCCACCCAGGACCGGGTCGGTGCCTCCGAGTGAGAAAGACGAGGTCCGAGTGGACGACCGTCTCGAACTGGCCTCACAACAGAGCACGGAGACCGGCTCGTTGGACGGCAGCTGCAGGGGCCCGCTGAACTGCTCCatcacctccaccacctccaccctTGTGCCTGGGATgttggaggaggcggaggaggaggaagaggaggaggaagattaCACTCCTGAGCCCATCTCCGTGGAGGTGCCGACCCTCATCAGTCGCATCGAATCCTGGGTCACAAACACCTTGGAGAACCTTCAGCTGGGAAAGAGTCAGGACAGCACGGACGAGGATGAGGAAgacgaggatgatgaggaagagcagGCGCAGAGCGATGAAGAGGAAGCACCCAGTTCTTCTGACATGAcagagacggatgaagaaaacaaagcacCGGAAGAGCTTCGGAAAGCGACTGGTTGA